From a single Deinococcus seoulensis genomic region:
- a CDS encoding outer membrane lipoprotein carrier protein LolA, with protein sequence MKKLSLTLLAPALLALGSVAGAQTAQDIISRVDATQKAARDVSFRLSGNATLDTSSQKIDLTIKAIPAQNVARVQFAAPDALADNVVVADRNEIRQYMFLTNQITVTSAQKAASSAGLSLDFTQLSNTASMLASYNVKLLGTSGSAGKRLFQLEATPRSGGTDRTRVWITEAGWRPTRIQILNSGGKTLADLNVSNYRVNAGLSAASIKALPKDAQIIRQ encoded by the coding sequence ATGAAGAAGCTCTCCCTGACCCTCCTCGCTCCCGCCCTGCTGGCCCTCGGTTCGGTCGCCGGGGCGCAGACCGCGCAGGACATCATCAGCCGTGTGGACGCCACCCAGAAGGCCGCGCGGGACGTATCGTTCCGCCTCAGCGGGAACGCCACCCTGGACACCAGCAGCCAGAAGATCGACCTGACCATCAAGGCCATTCCCGCGCAGAACGTCGCCCGCGTGCAGTTCGCCGCGCCGGACGCGCTGGCCGACAACGTGGTCGTGGCCGACAGGAACGAGATCCGTCAGTACATGTTCCTGACCAACCAGATCACCGTCACCAGCGCCCAGAAGGCCGCCAGCAGCGCGGGCCTGAGCCTGGACTTCACGCAGCTGAGCAACACCGCCAGCATGCTCGCCAGTTACAACGTCAAACTGCTGGGCACCAGCGGCAGCGCCGGGAAACGCCTGTTCCAGCTGGAAGCCACCCCCAGGTCGGGCGGTACCGACCGCACCCGCGTGTGGATCACCGAGGCCGGCTGGCGCCCCACCCGCATTCAGATCCTGAACAGCGGCGGCAAGACCCTGGCCGACCTGAACGTCTCGAACTACCGCGTGAACGCCGGTCTGAGTGCCGCCAGCATCAAGGCGCTGCCGAAAGACGCGCAGATCATCCGTCAGTAA
- a CDS encoding C40 family peptidase, with protein MKLSHVLLTALALSGAASAATYTVKPGDTLYSIARATGVDASTLMKLNKLSSTTINVGQKLSTGGSAPATAAAPRATTAASPAPRGNGFVRAAATRYLGIRYVLGGSGNGGIDCSSYTMNVFRQMGVNLPRTAAAQWRVGSPVSRRDLRPGDLVFFNTMGRTASHVGIYMGDGMMANANSYYGKSMIEPLFSNSYWASRYDGARRVLN; from the coding sequence ATGAAACTCTCCCACGTACTTCTGACCGCCCTCGCCCTCAGCGGCGCCGCCAGCGCAGCCACGTACACCGTCAAACCCGGTGACACGCTGTACTCGATCGCCAGGGCCACCGGCGTGGACGCCAGCACCCTGATGAAGCTGAACAAACTCAGCAGCACCACCATCAACGTGGGCCAGAAACTCAGCACCGGCGGCAGCGCCCCGGCCACCGCCGCCGCGCCCCGCGCCACCACCGCCGCCTCCCCCGCCCCGCGCGGCAACGGCTTCGTGCGCGCCGCCGCCACCCGCTACCTGGGCATCCGCTACGTGCTGGGCGGCAGCGGCAACGGCGGCATCGACTGCAGCAGCTACACCATGAACGTGTTCCGCCAGATGGGCGTGAACCTGCCCCGCACGGCCGCCGCCCAGTGGCGCGTGGGCAGCCCCGTCAGCCGCCGCGACCTGCGCCCCGGCGACCTAGTGTTCTTCAACACCATGGGCCGCACCGCCAGCCACGTCGGCATCTACATGGGCGACGGCATGATGGCCAACGCCAACTCCTACTACGGCAAGAGCATGATCGAGCCGCTGTTCAGCAACTCGTACTGGGCCAGCCGTTACGACGGCGCCCGCCGCGTCCTGAACTGA
- a CDS encoding uracil-DNA glycosylase, translated as MTDAGPPHPTANPVSAAQRHADLLNLEGRNRACRACDLRPGCTQVVVAEGRADAPLLIVGEGPGGQEDRTGRPFVGRGGQLLDQILRAAGIDRADAYITNIVKCRPPGNRDPHPPETQTCTAHWLEPQLTLLRPRVILAVGHTATAYLLGTRARITDLRGQWFLYRHADGQGGTYDAPLMPLLHPAYLLRHDTRAPGGPKSLTWRDIREAAAVLRGDHEPAALSTLTPPDMQGQPGLF; from the coding sequence GTGACCGACGCCGGGCCACCTCACCCCACAGCCAACCCCGTCAGCGCCGCCCAGCGCCACGCGGACCTGCTGAACCTGGAAGGCCGCAACCGCGCCTGCCGCGCCTGTGACCTGCGCCCCGGCTGCACGCAGGTCGTGGTCGCCGAGGGCCGCGCCGACGCCCCGCTGCTGATCGTCGGCGAGGGCCCCGGCGGGCAGGAGGACCGGACGGGACGGCCCTTCGTGGGGCGCGGCGGGCAACTGCTCGACCAGATTCTGCGCGCCGCCGGGATCGACCGGGCCGACGCGTACATCACGAACATCGTCAAGTGCCGCCCCCCCGGCAACCGCGACCCGCACCCGCCCGAAACGCAGACCTGCACCGCCCACTGGCTGGAACCGCAACTGACCCTGCTGCGCCCCCGCGTGATCCTGGCCGTCGGGCACACGGCCACCGCGTACCTGCTGGGCACCCGCGCCCGCATCACGGACCTGCGCGGCCAGTGGTTCCTGTACCGGCACGCCGACGGGCAGGGCGGCACGTACGACGCCCCGCTGATGCCGCTGCTGCACCCCGCGTACCTGCTGCGGCACGACACCCGCGCGCCCGGCGGCCCGAAAAGCCTGACGTGGCGCGACATCCGCGAGGCGGCGGCCGTCCTGCGCGGCGACCACGAACCCGCCGCGCTGTCCACGCTGACCCCGCCGGACATGCAGGGCCAGCCCGGCCTGTTCTGA
- a CDS encoding DUF1844 domain-containing protein, giving the protein MPHPEFVGLVNSLQATAEAALGDLNAATASAARDGLLEERRARQTAERSLKLLTMLAEKTRGNLDFTEADLLTDAIGSVRERLNAAPQGGAAQN; this is encoded by the coding sequence ATGCCTCACCCGGAATTCGTTGGACTTGTCAACTCATTGCAGGCGACCGCCGAGGCGGCCCTGGGCGACCTGAACGCCGCCACCGCAAGCGCCGCCCGCGACGGCCTGCTGGAGGAACGCCGCGCCCGCCAGACGGCCGAACGCAGCCTGAAACTGCTGACTATGCTGGCCGAGAAGACCCGCGGGAACCTCGACTTCACCGAGGCGGACCTGCTGACGGACGCCATCGGCAGTGTCCGCGAACGCCTGAACGCTGCCCCGCAGGGCGGCGCGGCGCAGAACTGA
- the dtd gene encoding D-aminoacyl-tRNA deacylase, which produces MRATLQRVTRATCTVEGEVTGQTGPGLLVLLGVAPGDTEETARALAAKIAKLRIFNDGNGKMNRSVLDIGGGVLSVSQFTLYADTRSGNRPSFTGAAPPEQARALYGTFNAALRGLGLPVGEGVFGAHMVLDLTNDGPVTLTLDL; this is translated from the coding sequence GTGCGCGCCACCCTGCAACGCGTGACCCGCGCCACCTGCACGGTCGAGGGCGAGGTGACAGGGCAGACCGGCCCGGGCCTGCTGGTCCTGCTGGGCGTCGCGCCCGGCGACACCGAAGAGACGGCCCGCGCCCTGGCCGCCAAGATCGCCAAACTGCGGATCTTCAACGACGGGAACGGCAAGATGAACCGCAGCGTGCTGGACATCGGCGGCGGGGTCCTCAGCGTCAGTCAGTTCACGCTGTACGCCGACACCCGCAGCGGCAACCGCCCCAGCTTCACGGGGGCCGCCCCGCCCGAACAGGCCCGCGCGCTGTACGGCACCTTCAACGCCGCGCTGCGAGGGCTGGGCCTCCCGGTCGGCGAGGGTGTGTTCGGGGCGCACATGGTCCTCGACCTGACGAACGACGGCCCCGTCACCCTCACCCTCGACCTGTAG
- a CDS encoding M23 family metallopeptidase codes for MNRRSLLLAALLLVGGAAAYTVKPGDTLYSISRANGTTPEALMKLNNLSGTTLEVGQELRLPGQAAAPARPGLPAPLPAEQLTPTPPTARIAGVNVTVPASLRMGEAFTVQLSGARAAQATVRFPSEIGEDVRQPNEVLKPIGAAGAYSVPGRVVLGKTTPVVFEVSVGGELVRGRIPVVGLDQPIQHLNLPPQVSGVLVDPGRKAEDALVEKAYARRTPQAWTRPFAPALKGASPTSSSFGQPRTYTAGGPVAYHFGTDYPARTGTPVLAVNDGTVVIAGRYPVRGGLVVIDHGAGVTSLYFHQSRVTAKVGQKVTRGQKIGEVGSTGLSAGPHLHLEIRVRGEGTNPAGWMNRLWPR; via the coding sequence ATGAACCGCCGCTCCCTGCTGCTGGCCGCGCTGCTCCTGGTGGGCGGCGCGGCGGCCTACACCGTCAAACCCGGCGACACGCTGTACTCGATTTCCCGCGCCAACGGCACCACGCCCGAGGCACTCATGAAACTGAACAACCTGAGCGGCACGACCCTGGAAGTCGGGCAGGAACTCCGCCTGCCCGGTCAGGCCGCCGCGCCCGCCCGGCCCGGCCTGCCCGCCCCGCTGCCAGCCGAGCAACTGACGCCCACGCCACCCACCGCGCGTATCGCGGGCGTGAACGTCACGGTGCCCGCCAGCCTGCGCATGGGCGAGGCCTTTACCGTGCAGCTCAGCGGCGCGCGGGCCGCGCAGGCCACCGTGCGTTTCCCCAGCGAGATCGGCGAGGACGTCCGGCAACCCAACGAGGTCCTGAAACCCATCGGGGCGGCCGGGGCGTACTCCGTGCCGGGCCGCGTGGTCCTGGGCAAGACCACCCCGGTCGTGTTCGAGGTCAGCGTGGGCGGCGAACTCGTGCGCGGCCGCATTCCGGTCGTGGGTCTCGACCAGCCCATCCAGCACCTGAACCTGCCCCCGCAGGTCAGCGGCGTGCTGGTCGATCCGGGCCGCAAGGCCGAGGACGCCCTGGTCGAGAAGGCCTACGCCCGGCGCACCCCGCAGGCCTGGACGCGGCCCTTCGCGCCGGCCCTGAAGGGCGCCTCGCCGACCAGCAGTTCCTTCGGGCAGCCGCGCACGTACACGGCGGGCGGCCCGGTCGCGTACCACTTCGGCACCGACTACCCCGCCAGGACCGGAACGCCCGTGCTGGCCGTGAACGACGGCACGGTCGTGATCGCCGGACGCTACCCGGTGCGCGGCGGGCTGGTCGTCATCGACCACGGGGCGGGCGTGACCAGCCTGTACTTCCACCAGAGCCGCGTGACCGCGAAGGTCGGGCAGAAGGTCACGCGCGGCCAGAAGATCGGCGAGGTCGGCAGCACCGGCCTGAGCGCCGGGCCGCACCTGCACCTCGAGATCCGCGTGCGCGGCGAGGGCACCAACCCGGCCGGGTGGATGAACCGCCTGTGGCCCCGCTGA
- a CDS encoding N-formylglutamate amidohydrolase, translating to MTSAPGHPTGDPSRTDRLLIVTPHPSGQLPADVLRDMLGDDAFDTPRREAFLRRIFLDGDPYTDLLFSVPGARHAQAPWSRFAADLNRERDDRDDNGVLKLMGFDRAPLYPAGWTPGDDTRETRLRRIWDPFDAQLTAELRGAALMIVGHSMAPTGPALGNDTGVPRPAICLMPGTPAQPTFPHALWSELQRACQDAFAPIIAASPDPRVTIGEPWATDTLSRAHSERSGVPAFGIEFNAGLYLQGGQPIDPAIRALNAAFGVFAHAALDLLP from the coding sequence ATGACCTCCGCGCCCGGCCACCCCACAGGCGACCCGTCCCGCACAGACCGGCTGCTGATCGTCACGCCGCACCCCTCCGGGCAACTCCCGGCCGACGTGCTGCGCGACATGCTGGGCGACGACGCCTTCGACACGCCCCGCCGCGAGGCGTTCCTGCGCCGCATCTTCCTGGACGGCGACCCGTACACGGACCTGCTGTTCAGCGTGCCCGGCGCACGCCACGCCCAGGCCCCCTGGAGCCGCTTCGCCGCCGACCTGAACCGCGAACGCGACGACCGCGACGACAACGGCGTCCTGAAACTCATGGGCTTCGACCGCGCGCCCCTGTACCCGGCCGGGTGGACGCCCGGTGACGACACGCGCGAAACGCGGCTGCGGCGCATCTGGGACCCCTTCGACGCCCAGCTGACCGCCGAACTGCGCGGCGCGGCCCTGATGATCGTGGGGCACTCCATGGCCCCCACCGGCCCCGCCCTGGGCAATGACACCGGCGTGCCCCGCCCCGCCATCTGCCTGATGCCCGGCACGCCCGCGCAGCCCACCTTCCCGCACGCCCTGTGGAGTGAACTGCAACGCGCCTGCCAGGACGCCTTCGCGCCCATCATCGCCGCCAGCCCCGACCCGCGCGTCACGATCGGGGAACCCTGGGCGACCGACACCCTCAGCCGCGCGCACAGCGAACGCAGCGGCGTGCCCGCCTTCGGCATCGAATTCAACGCCGGACTGTACCTGCAGGGCGGTCAACCCATCGACCCGGCCATCCGCGCCCTGAACGCCGCGTTCGGCGTGTTCGCGCACGCCGCACTGGACCTGCTGCCCTGA
- a CDS encoding polyprenyl synthetase family protein: MRADLLSRVFSLLPERSGRPELTGYYGMLRDYPARGGKGIRSELLLASARVHGAQPEADPAPGTPWDAALWLATGLEMFQNWVLIHDDIEDDSEERRGRPALHRLHGVPLAINAGDALHAYMWAAVHRAGVPGGMQAFLDMIHRTAEGQHLDLCWVEGRRWDLREEDYLEMVRLKTAYYTVVVPLQLGALAAGAQPHAGFHAAGLALGAAFQIRDDVLNLNGDPVKYGKEIGGDLLEGKRTLIVLHWLARAPQDQREVFLEQMRRDRPAKDPAVIAQIHGWLLESGSVAHAQATADALAREGLSLLEDALSGVPDPAAAQELLGVIRELATREA; encoded by the coding sequence ATGCGTGCCGATCTGCTGTCCCGTGTGTTTTCGCTGCTGCCCGAACGGTCCGGCCGTCCGGAACTGACCGGGTATTACGGAATGCTGCGCGACTACCCGGCGCGCGGCGGCAAGGGCATCCGCAGCGAACTGCTGCTGGCCAGCGCCCGCGTGCACGGCGCGCAGCCGGAGGCCGACCCCGCGCCGGGCACGCCGTGGGACGCGGCGCTGTGGCTGGCCACGGGCCTGGAGATGTTCCAGAACTGGGTGCTGATCCACGACGACATCGAGGACGACAGCGAGGAACGCCGGGGCCGCCCCGCGCTGCACCGCCTGCACGGCGTGCCGCTGGCCATCAATGCCGGGGACGCCCTGCACGCGTACATGTGGGCCGCCGTTCACCGCGCGGGCGTGCCGGGCGGCATGCAGGCGTTCCTGGACATGATTCACCGCACGGCGGAGGGGCAGCACCTGGACCTGTGCTGGGTGGAAGGCCGCCGCTGGGACCTGCGCGAGGAGGACTACCTGGAGATGGTGCGCCTGAAGACCGCGTACTACACGGTGGTCGTGCCGCTGCAACTGGGGGCGCTGGCGGCGGGAGCGCAGCCGCACGCCGGGTTCCACGCGGCGGGACTGGCGCTGGGCGCGGCCTTCCAGATCCGGGACGACGTGCTGAACCTGAACGGCGACCCCGTGAAGTACGGCAAGGAGATCGGCGGCGACCTGCTGGAAGGCAAACGCACCCTGATCGTGCTGCACTGGCTGGCGCGCGCGCCGCAGGATCAGCGCGAGGTGTTCCTGGAGCAGATGCGCCGCGACCGGCCCGCCAAGGACCCGGCCGTGATCGCGCAGATTCACGGGTGGCTGCTGGAGAGCGGCAGCGTGGCCCACGCGCAGGCCACCGCCGACGCCCTGGCCCGCGAGGGCCTGAGCCTGCTGGAAGACGCACTGAGCGGCGTGCCGGACCCGGCGGCGGCGCAGGAACTGCTGGGCGTCATCCGGGAACTGGCGACCAGGGAGGCCTGA
- a CDS encoding alpha/beta fold hydrolase, with translation MKLKRTPSDQTGRPARRSLRPLTTALLIGGLALGAAALAQTTTPAPAQPVSAQLNRPADLRPALSGERRYLTIPDFGRVAYYADDRGQGRPLVLTSSVNAAASAYEMKPIWDAYVGTRPVYALEWPGFGSSDRPDVTYTKELMTAALNALVRELNTDVDVVGLSLGSEFVARAALLDRRVHSLALISPSGLGNPRGGTQEATADDGGQQLYDRLNTFSTPLYAVIRTRPSIQYFLSRSFRGPVDGGLIDYSLDTTRQPGAKYAPIYFISGRLFTPDAYADLYARLNTPTLVLYDQDGFVSFDRLQEFTQKSGVQAVRIEGTDGLPHFEKLPEVRAALDAFWAAHP, from the coding sequence ATGAAGCTCAAGCGCACCCCCTCTGACCAGACCGGGCGACCCGCCCGCCGCAGCCTGCGCCCCCTGACGACCGCCCTGCTGATCGGCGGACTGGCCCTGGGAGCCGCCGCGCTGGCCCAGACGACCACCCCCGCACCCGCCCAGCCCGTGAGCGCGCAGCTCAACCGGCCCGCGGACCTGCGCCCCGCCCTGAGCGGCGAGCGGCGCTACCTGACCATCCCGGACTTCGGGCGGGTCGCGTACTACGCCGACGACCGCGGCCAGGGCCGCCCCCTGGTCCTGACCAGCAGCGTGAACGCCGCCGCCAGCGCATACGAGATGAAACCCATCTGGGACGCCTACGTGGGCACCCGCCCGGTGTACGCGCTGGAATGGCCCGGATTCGGCAGCAGCGACCGCCCCGACGTCACGTACACCAAAGAACTCATGACGGCCGCCCTGAACGCCTTGGTCAGGGAACTGAACACCGACGTGGACGTGGTCGGCCTGAGCCTCGGCAGCGAGTTCGTGGCCCGCGCCGCGCTGCTCGACCGCCGCGTTCACAGCCTCGCCCTGATCAGCCCCAGCGGCCTGGGCAACCCGCGCGGCGGCACCCAGGAAGCCACCGCCGACGACGGCGGCCAGCAACTCTACGACCGCCTGAACACCTTCAGCACCCCGCTGTACGCGGTCATCCGCACGCGCCCCAGCATCCAGTACTTCCTGAGCCGCTCGTTCCGGGGCCCCGTGGACGGCGGCCTGATCGACTACTCGCTGGACACCACCCGTCAGCCCGGCGCGAAGTACGCCCCGATCTACTTCATCAGCGGCCGCCTGTTCACGCCCGACGCGTACGCCGACCTGTACGCCCGCCTGAACACACCCACGCTGGTCCTGTACGACCAGGACGGCTTCGTGTCCTTCGACCGCCTGCAGGAATTCACGCAGAAGAGCGGCGTGCAGGCCGTGCGTATCGAGGGTACCGACGGCCTGCCGCACTTCGAGAAGCTGCCGGAGGTCAGGGCCGCGCTGGACGCCTTCTGGGCCGCGCACCCCTGA
- a CDS encoding tetratricopeptide repeat-containing diguanylate cyclase, with the protein MTHPTSPPACAPAGHDAMQAAWQARDEQPERARQLADAELGGPLDAQAGIIAGYLLWRGGDLPQAAERISRSLLRLRQPPPSVWLGRGLNILAALQSQLNRPDLAVTLYEEQLALARSIHDPELLATALHDLGVELRFSDPDRARQHITEAISTFDSLGYDFGVAVAHLNLAESEQHRGNPHAALFHAQAALAYPGVHRHPLMAAELHATLLATYHALGDPRAHHSADSLRTLTEQHAHPEVHLSAALALATHAPPPQAADLLEAALQRAQELGSHTLLPAVHEQLSAAHAALGNHERALHHLHETLRLTRERHAAERHQSFQSFEVLQRIQALQELAEQERTRNTELSAHLQELRALNSRIRELGRTDHLTQLFNREHLFREGERLAAAATAHAPLAGAIIDIDHFKRINDTWGHQLGDTVLRQIAALIRSAAQPGDIPARYGGEEFILLRPGATAAELAVTCRDLSRRIQQHPWHTLTPDLHVTVSVGVADTPTPDLEAMLGTADRRLYSVKRTTRNAVQHQD; encoded by the coding sequence ATGACCCACCCGACCTCCCCACCTGCCTGCGCCCCCGCTGGCCACGACGCCATGCAGGCCGCGTGGCAGGCCCGCGACGAGCAACCGGAACGCGCCCGGCAACTCGCAGACGCCGAACTGGGCGGCCCGCTCGACGCGCAGGCCGGGATCATCGCCGGGTACCTGCTGTGGCGCGGCGGTGACCTGCCACAGGCAGCCGAACGCATCAGCCGCAGCCTGCTGCGCCTGCGTCAGCCGCCACCCAGCGTGTGGCTCGGGCGCGGCCTGAACATCCTCGCCGCCCTGCAGAGCCAGCTGAACCGCCCCGACCTGGCCGTGACCCTCTACGAGGAACAGCTGGCCCTGGCCCGCAGCATTCACGACCCGGAACTGCTCGCCACGGCCCTGCACGACCTGGGCGTCGAACTGCGCTTCAGCGACCCGGACCGCGCCCGGCAGCACATCACCGAGGCCATCAGCACCTTCGACAGCCTCGGGTACGACTTCGGCGTGGCCGTCGCACACCTGAACCTCGCCGAATCCGAACAGCACCGCGGCAACCCGCACGCCGCGCTGTTCCACGCCCAGGCGGCCCTGGCGTACCCCGGCGTGCACCGCCACCCCCTGATGGCCGCCGAACTGCACGCCACGCTGCTCGCCACGTACCACGCACTGGGCGACCCGCGCGCCCACCACAGCGCCGACAGTCTGCGCACCCTGACCGAACAGCACGCCCACCCGGAAGTGCACCTGAGTGCCGCCCTGGCCCTGGCCACCCACGCCCCCCCGCCGCAGGCCGCCGACCTGCTGGAAGCCGCGCTGCAACGCGCGCAGGAACTGGGCAGCCACACCCTCCTCCCCGCCGTGCACGAGCAGCTCAGCGCCGCGCACGCAGCGCTCGGCAACCACGAACGCGCCCTGCACCACCTGCACGAGACGCTGCGCCTGACCCGCGAACGCCACGCCGCCGAACGCCACCAGTCCTTCCAGAGCTTCGAAGTCCTGCAACGCATCCAGGCCCTCCAGGAACTCGCCGAGCAGGAACGCACCCGCAACACCGAACTCAGCGCCCACCTCCAGGAACTCCGCGCCCTGAACAGCCGCATCCGCGAACTGGGCCGCACCGACCACCTGACCCAGCTGTTCAACCGCGAACACCTGTTCCGCGAGGGCGAACGCCTCGCCGCCGCCGCCACCGCCCACGCCCCGCTGGCCGGCGCGATCATCGACATCGACCACTTCAAACGCATCAACGACACCTGGGGCCACCAGCTCGGAGACACCGTACTCAGGCAGATCGCGGCCCTGATCCGCAGCGCCGCGCAACCCGGCGACATTCCCGCCCGGTACGGCGGCGAGGAATTCATCCTGCTGCGCCCCGGCGCGACCGCCGCCGAACTGGCCGTCACCTGCCGCGACCTCAGCCGCCGCATTCAGCAGCACCCCTGGCACACCCTGACCCCCGACCTGCACGTGACCGTCAGCGTCGGCGTGGCCGACACGCCCACCCCCGACCTGGAAGCCATGCTCGGCACTGCCGACCGCCGCCTGTACAGCGTGAAACGCACCACCCGCAACGCCGTGCAACACCAGGACTGA